CGCGGGGACCGATTTCAGTCAGGTCCACCGGGCCAAACGCGACGCGCGCCTCGTTCGCCGATACGACTTCGACATCCACGATCTGGTCGCCGCCGAGAAAGACGCGAAGCGAATCGTCGAATCCCGCACCCGACAAGGTCACCGACGTAATGGCTGATGCGCCGCCGCGATCGGGCGTGACGGCGTCGAGCGCGAGTGGAGCGTCGTCGTCGATCGCATCGTCGTCGGACGTATCATCATCGTCGGACGTGTCATCATCGTCAGACGTGTCATTATCGTCGGACGCATCATCGTCTTCAGACGTGTCGACGGGCGAATCATCGTCATCATCGCCGCACGAAACGATCACCAACGAGAGCAGGATCCAGGCGACGAAGCGCTTTTGCCGCATCTCTCACCCCCGAAAGCGGATCAGTCCTTCCTGCGCGATCGACGCGACGAGGCGGCCCTGCGTGTCGTAGATGTGGCCGAAGTTGAGCCCGCGCGCACCCGCGGCCGTGGGACTGTGCATCGCGTAGAGAAGCCATTCGTCCATCCGGAAATCGCGCTGAAACCACAGGGCATGGTCGAGACTCGCGACGTGCATCGACGGCTCAAAAAACGTGTGACCGTGCGGGTTCATCGAGGTCTGGATCAGGCCGAAGTCCGACGCGTAAGCGAGCAGATATCGATGCACCATCGGGTCGTCGGGCAGGCGCTCGGAGGCGCGGAACCACGAGAACCGATGCGCCGGTTTCTTTTCGGGAGCGAAGGGATTCATCGGATCGATGGGCCGGATTTCGATCGGCCGCTCGGCGGTCAGGTTCGCGCGGATGGGCTCCGGGATGCGGTCGATGAAGCGGTTCACCAGTTCGTATTCCGACGCATAGCCCTCGGGCCCGGGGATGTCCGGCATGATGTCCTGATGCTCGAATCCCTGCTCGGCCACCTGAAACGACGCGGCCATCGAAAAGATCGCGTCGCCCTTTTGGATCGCCACGACGCGCCGGGTCGTGAAGCTCTTGCCGTCGCGGATGCAATCGACCTGATAGATGATCGGCCGCGCGGGATCGCCGGGACGCATGAAGTAACCGTGCAGACTGTGCACGTGACGGTCGGCGGGCACCGTGCGGATCGCCGCCGAGAGCGACTGCCCGAGCACCTGGCCACCGAAGATGTTGCCGAAACCCAGATCCATGCTCGTGCCGCGAAATATCGTGTCCTCGATCCGTTCGAGTTCGAGCACGGACAGGAGTTCGGCAAGCGGCGAACGCGGTACGGTCATGACGGCTCCCGATCGGTGGGACTGTGCGTCGATTCGGCCACCATAGCATCCTTCATACTCCACGCGAATGCGAAATCGAGGTCTCGGATTTTCATCGTCCTCGCACGGAAAACCGGGACCGAATCGGTCACTTCATGAAAATATTTTACCAATCATGGCCGATTTCGATGGAATGCCGAACAAGGCACGACATTTGCGAGAACCTTGACCGCACGCCGCTGGGCGGCGGCAGGGAGATTTCGAGATGCGTGAACAGAACGGTTATCTGGTGTTTGCGGCGATCGCGTTCATCGTGTTCGTCGTGACCGTCGTGGCCTGCGGCGACGACGATGACGATGATGACGATGATGACGACGCGACTGACGATGACGCGTCGGACGACGATGCGGCGGATGACGATGCCGCGTGCGGTCTGGAGGACGCGTGCGCGGCGATCGTGGCGTGCGATTACTATGACGACGTGGAATTTTGCGCCGAGGCCGTCGTCTCCGATTGCCTGACCGAGGAAGGCCGACAGGCGATCGAGGACTGCCTTTGCGATTGCACCGCCTCGGCGGTCGATTGCGATGCGACCTCGGCGTGCGTCGATACGTGCGTGCCCGTCTGTTACGAGGTCTGAGCGCGGCACACATGACGTCACACATCGATTTTTCAGCGGGGTCGCCTTCGGGCGGCCCCGCCGTTTTTGATGCGCGATCATGTTGCCACCAATCCAACTTCGACCGATGATGCCCCGCGATCTTCTCGGGGCTCATCATGCAAAACGCGGCGCTGGCTCGGTTTCTGCGTCTTTTTTTACGCGGCTGGTCGATCATGTTCGCGTGCGTGGGCGCGATCTTCGTGCTCGCGCCGAACGGCACGATCCGCGCGATCAACGGCCTCGGCGCGTGGATGGGCGATTTCCCGCCCGCGCC
This is a stretch of genomic DNA from Deltaproteobacteria bacterium. It encodes these proteins:
- the tesB gene encoding acyl-CoA thioesterase II, which translates into the protein MTVPRSPLAELLSVLELERIEDTIFRGTSMDLGFGNIFGGQVLGQSLSAAIRTVPADRHVHSLHGYFMRPGDPARPIIYQVDCIRDGKSFTTRRVVAIQKGDAIFSMAASFQVAEQGFEHQDIMPDIPGPEGYASEYELVNRFIDRIPEPIRANLTAERPIEIRPIDPMNPFAPEKKPAHRFSWFRASERLPDDPMVHRYLLAYASDFGLIQTSMNPHGHTFFEPSMHVASLDHALWFQRDFRMDEWLLYAMHSPTAAGARGLNFGHIYDTQGRLVASIAQEGLIRFRG